The segment GTTTGAAATggaaatggactgtacttgtatagtgcctttctagtcttacGACTATTTAAAGCACTtaacactacatgtcacattcacacacatttatacgctgatggcagaggctgccatgcaatGTGCCAGCTGCTCACCAGAAAGGTACTAATCAttcgcacactcacacacacgcaattTGGGGTATCTTGCCCAACATCACGTCAACATGGGGAAAGCCGGGGATTGAACAGCAGATCTTCCGATCTACTTCCAAGCCACAGCCGCATGTAATGATAAAACTGTGAGaataaataagataaataagATGTATTTCATAATCATCCCACCCtttctaaaataaaagtaaacttTGGCAtctttgtaaattaatttacaaattaaatatgTATGATACGGTATGTCTGGCGGTGCTGTAATTTGACATTGTGAAACACTGTAATGAAtgttcacaaacaaaaatgtcattaagggtacaaataaaataactgaGCGCTGAGATGTGTCTTGAattaacttattttttaaaaagcagggAGTAGATCACACCCTGATGAAACCCCCTCTGGATGAACTCACAGAATCACATCAGGTGACCGATCAAAGAGCTGTGTGAGCTCCAGAGTTTCCTGTAAGCAGCAACCCATGGCATCAATTTTTCAATGCATAATTAATGATAAGTTAAGTGACTTTCTGGACACACTGAcggtgtgatgtgtgtgtgtggtgtacagcacaaaaggtgtgaTTGCTTCAGCGGGAAACAGACAGTTGTCAATTAAAACTGACACAATACAATTAGCCTGGTCTTATCTCAGAGCCAAAGGGATCAGCTCTGATGTGGGAACAGCTTTCATACTCATTTTCCACGGGATCTAAGGGTCTGGTGCAAAGTATGATGACAAAAGTCAACTCCTGCAAGTCATGATTAATAACTATTTTAGCtatttctcctcctctgtcttgcCTCCTTTCCTGTCACCTTTCTACTGCTATCAAATCAAAGAAGAAGATCTTCccaaaactattttaaaaatcaaaataatccaatgatgttttttttttatattaatcaATGAATTGATCTTTTTTTAAGACATTGAGAAAAGCAAGCTAATCTGCACTTATGTGAaactgtactcaagtaaaagcaAATGTTTGTTATCTTAGAGCTGCAAAAGTGTGGCCACTAAAAATCACACATTTGACATAATATAGCCTTATAAAGTCATTATAGCTAAAATTTTAGTTGTCTATTTATACACATTGTTGAACCCATCAGACAAATGTAAGTATATATTCACTCTTTTTTAGCtctattttggtctccaccaactgcTATATCTGTAATgtctggctcttcagctgctaaaaactgtaaaaccaaaacaatgagctgaaacatgTGGAAACGCATTGTGGGGCTACgaggaactgcagagtcaggtGATGATCATCTGTTGGTTCATTACTGAGAGTGACCACTTTCATATTGGAGTTGGTGGAGGTGGAAGGGTGGCCTATGAGGTGGAAGGGTGGCCTATGAGGCTTGGCACAGTCTGAAGATGCCACAGACACTTTCCCTCCTTCACAGGGTGCCAGCGTCCGACTGAAAGTGGCTATTTCTCGCCCTGTCTCCatccctcctcttctttcctcaTTCTGCGTCACACTGTTTGACAGTTTTAGTCGACAGTCTCACTCCTTGcatccctcctctccctctctttctgctctgttctgtcaGTGTTTGGTTACTTCACTCAACGGTAAATCTATTTATtccttcctccccctcccccagaCATACTCAGGATCTATGTTGACTCCTTCAGGAGTAGATACTTCACAAACACCACTGAGGCACAACTTCAACCAAATACACCAACAGCGAAACAGCGTCAACCCATGCACAACCTCTGACTGAGTGAGACTGACACCGTCTAGTGTGTGTCTAAGTGTCTCAGTGACCTAGATTTGAAGTACCCCCCGCAGCCAGCCCACCCTGGACGGGTTAACAGTGTAATTGTATCAGTGTGCACAGGGACTCTTGTGGTGATGGTGGCATGTTGCTGTATACTGTGTTATATCTTAGCTCAAACTGCGCAAGTGTAGAAATGAATCAGCTTTCTAAAATAAAGCATGTGTGctcagaagtgtgtgtgtttgagcttcAGGTGTCCTTTACTTCCAGTTAAGTTTATCTACCCGGCAACCAACCAAGCTGCTCAAGCACCTTTTGTGCTCTCTTTCAACACCTTCTTGTCACCCACTTCTTAACTCTCGGCCCTCTATCAGTGAACTACACAAGTACTCATCATTTCTTCTTCATCTGCATGTAAGCATTTAGTCGCGTTGTTATCCAGAGTGTCTAAGTGTACAATAAGCCTGAAATCTTCCATTCCCAAAAATACAACAGCAAATGCTGGGAACTTGACTTTTTATTGCTTCATAGTTTTCATTTATCGGGTTGATTTTTCCCTCCTCTACCTAATTAAAGAGTCCCTCCCATCCTAAcagcatttcctctgtctgACAACTTCAGTATTACTATGTCCTCAGCCGGTATCTCTTTCTGTAGCGTCGCATCTCCATCATCTCAGACCCAGTGACACACCTGAGGCTGCCATTAGCCTCCTTCTGCTCACTGTCTGAATGGATCAACTGAATGGATCAAGCAGAGAAATAGAGAGATGGAGCCTTTTGCCCAGTAGCAATGGAATATCAAGGACTCAGAGCAGCTGGATGGTATCacataaaaagttttttttttcattaaaacatgCCGCTGTGTTTGAGTTCAAACTGAGTGGCCCTTTTCGTTATCAGTTAATGAGATATTTATCAAAGTGATCTTGTGCAGGGACGCAGCATCCTTATGTAAGAACTATTCAAAAGTTTGACATGACATTAGAACCAAAAAAGATCCCTTATTCACTGTAAGTTATTTAAAGTATTCTGACAACAATAGCTATGAAATGTATTGCAATGTACTGCAAATCACTCAAGAACTATCTGAATGGACAGTTCAGACACTGAAGAAAGGAAAAACTAAGCTTGTGTGTTTGGGTGAACTGTCCCTAATACTAATACGAAAGTaccaataattataattttgtgTTATACTCAAGGTTTTGCAGAGTAACATTTAACATCGTAATATGTCataattttaagttaaatggCTTGATTTTATCTTTTAACTATAACTTAGGAAACAATGTAAGATATTCCAGTCACTGACACTGTGGACACTGACTGTGCAAAATATTAATGACCTTTCATATATGGATTTGCATAATCCAAATATATTTGTCTTACTTCAGAATCATTCTGGCTGTCCTTACACATGCTGAGTAATATGCATTTAGCCAATACTTGGCTATCAGTCTCCAATCCTTTCCACAGAGGAAATTGTGGTCTATACATCCCAGTATTAGGCTATATCAATAACAATCTTAAACTTAGTTTTAAAAAGGCAGTCTTGGTGAAAAGGGATCCTGTTTTTTGCAGCAGGAGCCATGGCCAGAAGAGCAGCACTAAAGCTGATGGTATACGGaacaacttttagagcaatgctGCTGGGCagtgttgccgtcaatggtaatgagtaaagattaccaCCATAAACCCCTTGCCCACCACTCTGCCACCCgccccgccgctatccgttcaaaacatagttggacttgcctccagcaacattgctcaacaAGACTCAAGACAACAGAGGAGAAAGGAGACAGAGGAAATGTGATGGGACAAGAGGGTAAGTGGAGGGGTCAAAGAAGCTGGGAAAGGAGAGAGCAGGGAGGAAAGCGAAGGGAAGATGAAGAAAAGAGGGGGGAGTCAGGTAAATCACAAAAGCTGTATCTATTCTCTTTGAAGTGTATGACTATAAATGGGCTTTGTTAAATCCATTGTTCTACAAAGCTAAAATCTGCAAAAATCTAATGCAGCTTAATCTTAATGAAGCTGAGAGTAAAATATACACCATTCCctcaaacacaagtaacatttCCTTCATAACTGATTACtcacacacgtgtgtgtgtgtgtgtgcatgcgtgtgagagagagagagagagagaaagagagagagagggggggacgCATCCTGTCAATTCAATCAGGACTCGTTTCTTCCGCCCCACAAACTTCATTAAGCTCAGCGGCCATCTGATTATCAATCGGCATTGACATCCTGTTGTACAGTGTTGCTGTGTTGTATGCGCAGAAAACTACAGCAGGGTCGAGCTCCTGAACCATGAGCGTCAGCTGGGTGTTTGgtagttttatttcattttaatggcGAGCAAAGATCAAGACGGGGTTGCAATGAATCAATCTGGAAGCCACACTGAAATGAAATTAACTGCCTAATGTGCAGTGCAGGACAGTTTGATTACCCACTGTACTAATAGGCAAATATATGACATGGATTTAATAAAAGCAATACTGTCAGATCAGTTAGCACGAGTTTGTCTCCTGAAATTTTTCCTTTAATCGCGTTGGTTTGGATCATAGGCTACATCAATGGATAAAGACACTTTGCCAGTGAGGTTTTAGTGAATCGACGCCCTGTGTAGAACTCTGGACTCACCCGCACAAGGTTGCTGACTGCCGCCTGCACCGCCGCCACCGGCACCGTCAGATCTGGGATGGCTTTCCCGTCCACCTCCCCCTCTTCGTGCATGATGACCAGGTGGGAGATCTGCTGGGCCACCGGCTCCAGGATACTCTCGATGGTCTTGGTGTGAAACACCGGCATCGTGAACGACTTTTACCGCAGCCCCGACAGAAGAAAGGCGGCTGGTCGCTCCAGCTCTGAAgaccccccctctctctcctctcctctccttccctctcctctcctctccaacagacaggaggacaaatCCCGAGTTGCCAGTCCTGCCCCTGAGACGAAACCCTCATGCGTTTCTCCTCCCGGTGTGCACCGTCTCCTCTAGAGCGCAGCTCGGCAAAGGCTCTAACGCTCCGTGTCCTCCGGTGGGAGCGACCCAAATCGTGACAGAAGGAATCACCGCCTTCCGCCCAATCACAGCGAAGGAATACAGCTCCCAAGCGGGTTGGTGCGCACTGACGCTTTCTctgcatgcatgcacgcacacacccatcacacacacacgcgcgcgcacacacgctGCAAGTGAGAGCGCTTCCCAAATTACGTCATGCATGCCAGTGGCCCCCAAAAGGAAAGTGTTTGGGAAACATAATGGGAAGATATCGTGATTCCAAGATATGGGAGAAGAGGTGAGAgcagagaaggggggggggggggggggggggggggggggggtaacatATAACAGGGGAGGGTTGTAAACATTATGTGTTTGGAGGCCGCTCCATGCACATGCAGATAAAGGTCAGCTTCACATCTGTGAAACCATAGACACTGGAGATGGGATGAGGAGCTGCACCAGCGCCTATACTGATGAAGATAACTGGTGgtgagtgttgttttttttattactttttgtgAAGCTTCAAACCTGCATTTGATATATGATCTATGTTCATTAAAAAGTGGGTGAGGAGTTCATGTCTCCAGGCCTAAATGTCCAGGTCTAAATAAAGACCAAGGATTCAGCTTGCTGCTGGCTGCAGCTGAAAGAAGGAGACCCTCCAGCAGACAGAGACTTACAGATCCTGCACTGCACCCACAAACTACTTCTCCAACCTTTTTTACTTTGACACAGATGATCCTGGATGAGCAGCTGTACCACTGGTTTAACACCCACCTGACAGGTTGCATTAAAGGCAAAGAATCAGATTTATTCCATACTGTAACTTTAACTTCTAAACTTTGGAAACCAGAGACTCcagcagcaaaaacagcaaTATTTCTACCCCTAAGACCCAGCATTATCCTGCAGCAaggagagcgtgtgtgtgtgtgtgtgtgtgtgtgtgtgtgtgtgtgtgtgtgtgtgtgtgtgtgtgtgtgtgtgtgtgtgtgtgaccctaATGTGGCTGTAGACAATTAAGCAGCTGCGATCCAAACTACAGAGACTAGACACTCTGGTCCACCTGATTGGAAGAGACcctgccctctcctctcctcttccttagGAATTGTCCTTAAAGAGGAGTAAGACTCATACTCATACTCGCAACATCTCCAATCCATATATGGATTGAGGCAGAGTAGTCAGTAAAGTAAACTGTAAACTCTGTGAATAATTGAGGGGGAATAGGATGAACTGTGATTGGCTCCAGGAGCATTGCTGTGAACAATCTGTTTATGTGGACTTGTCCAAACAGACTTTGATAGAAAGCATTGCAGCAGGTTGCTTGGAGAGGTTTTGAAGTATGCTTTCAATAATGACGTGATGACCGGTTGGATTGTGCTTGTTCAGTATAACAGAGTGTACTCTGATGATTACCCCACAAATGTGACACTCAGCCTTCCCCACTCTGCAGCAGAACCATGTTTAGTAGAGCTACTTTCATTTGTACAATGTGCGTTGACAATGCTGCATATGGATATAAACAATAGTTTCTGGCCgagtcctgcaataaatatgtatttcttAAAACTACATATAAGCACTGAAGAGTACTTTACCTTCATTACAACTGATTCTGGGATGGAAACTATTTACTGTCTGCGTGCACACAGTTTTGTAGACCCAAAGCAGCACTCAAACTCCTTTGTGCCAGTACAGTAAGTCAGCATTGATTCTGACAAAATGAAATTTTGCCATGCAGCGGCATCGCTCTGTAGGGATAGCAATGTCGGGGTTTAAGGCTATGGTGcggactgaaatatcttaacaactatTATGGATTGACATGACATTTagtacaaacattcatggtgcccaggggatgaatcctaatgcgttttccaatactttggtttactTTGGTTacagaatacctacaaaactaatgacattcaaTTCATCCTCAACTGTAGCTActtttgtgctaattagcaaatgtttgcatgctaacactAGGAACAtcgtaaacattatacctgcctAACATCACTGATGctaatgttaacatttagaatCTTGTTTTCTGATCATAAACCATATTAAACCTAATCTTTAattaatgtttcttttgtctttttttgctgACTGTGTTTTTATGCTGAACATTAAAAAAGCTGCTGTCCATTCAACAGATGTTTAGTGAAATAATTCATAGCATCTTTAGAGAGATACAAGAACCAAGCCccaattatatttaatatttccatttgacTCTGACAACTAGTTCAAATGTAATTGAAATTAAGTTGCTACACGTCTGATTGATTCATAGTATCTAAAAAGTGCAACAAGTGTGGGTTAAACCAGTTAAACCTAACTGTCTTCAGTTATGTCActgtttatattaaaatattgtatgtGATCTCAGTATGCTTTAGAGTGATGAGCTGCCTGTACACAATGTTTACACAACAGTGCCATCCAGTGTTTGATGCGTTCATTAGGACATACCAAACTGAATTGAACTAACAGATTCAGTTGTTTTGCACTTCTTACTGCATTATTTCTGCAGttcatttcataaaaatgtatagTTCACATGTTAGGCACACATTTATGTCCTCTGGCACTGTGGTTCTCCACCCCAGTAAAAGTTGATTTCATTTGTATCAGTCATGATCATCAatcatgaaataaacaaaagattCAGGTTAGCCAAATAGCCTTGCTAGGACcagagcacttttgtttgtttatattaacaCGTGAATCATATTGATGCAACTTTAGGTCTGCTCAACATCCACACACCCCTCCCTTCTTCAGCAGCTACACACACTGAAGAGGGCCCACACCCCAGTTTGAACGGCACTGCTCTAGCAGATGCTCATTGCGGCTGCTGCTTTTCTGATAAACAGCATGAACACAGGAAATTTGTGCGCCTACAGTAAGCAAGCAAGTGGGTGTGTACAATTTCTGTGTGTGGTTGCAAGAGTATATGCATATGCAAGagccagagagaaaaaaaaaaacattggggGTTTGGAGATTAATGAGCATGACAAATATgtaatacaaatattttatttattatttaaaaaatagctCTACGGCAGGGCCAGCCCTCTAAGAGGAAATgcttattaaataaaataaataaactttctaatagcttgtttaaaaaaacataatctgGTATGAAAAGTTTTTGCACCAAAGTGCAAAGAAAAGAATTACATgcaataaaatacttttaaataaacattcagTTTGCACTTTTACAGTAAATCTTAACTGTGCAAAACTATTTCAGCTACTCCTCTACATGCTTGCATGCACCCAGAGCCTACACAATTGCGGCCAAATTTTCctttaagaaataaaatgccCAAAAAGGTAACTTTCTGTCACAGCGTCATTTTTGGGGATACATTGATCCTTTTGTGTATTTGGAGAGCCCTGTTTTTGCTGCAATCCAGTCGTTGTATTTGGTGACCTGCGTGTAAACGCCTGGTTTGTTCTTCTTGGCACAGCCGTCACCCCAGCTCACCACCCCGAACAGAAACATCCGACCTGACACTTCACACACCAGCGGACCACCAGAGTCATTCTGTGAGGAGAGTAcacatcagtcagtcagtgctCACAGAGTGAAGAAAGGCTCCAGTATGTTTAGATTTGAGCACTTCTATGAAAGTACGTGTCTTCATAGACTGCcagaatgataataataattgagTGACAGTCATGTCCTTCAGACAAGGTAAGCCACTCTTAAATTTCTGTTGTGTAATAAAGTaacactcatttgtgatacaTTTCTTTCCTAACAGTAGaaattatttcacaaaaatataatcacaatgaaaaaaaaacatgttaatgtgAAAAGAGATAAATGTAAAGAGATATTCATAAATCAAAAGTGAAAAAGATCAGAAACTCCCCAATACTAAGACTAACAAGTTTTATTAAGGCTTACAGATGagcataaataaacacatctaCTTGCGATCAGAAGACGATATAATCAATATAATCAACACTTAGGATGAGAAAAGAGTGCTTCTCAGATTTCCTGTAATACCGCTGGGTTCTGTTCTTTATGCACTTCTGCTTTTGCGCAGACATTTAAAGCAAGACTAAAGTGATTCACTGGTCGCAAGCAAGAagccttctgttttttttctctttaggCCTTTTAACATCCTCTTTCCCAGTGCTcacatgcacattcacacactgggtTCTTAGCTCACCTTGCAGGCATCAGTGCTCCAGTCAGGGCTCCCAGCGCAGAACATGTTCGGAGTGATGAGAGCTCCATAGTACGATTCCTTTTGACAGTCAGTCTGGGAGATCAGATTCACCTTGGCCTGTTTCAGGTACTGTGAGTTGTGCCACGCCACTGCAGACAAAACAGGTGTAGGAATCACTGAAATGGCTGAGAGATCACTCATAAATCTGCAGGTTACAGTTTCTTCAGTACATACGGGAGCGCTCCCTTCCAAATCCTGCAATGCTGCACTGAAANNNNNNNNNNNNNNNNNNNNNNNNNNNNNNNNNNNNNNNNNNNNNNNNNNNNNNNNNNNNNNNNNNNNNNNNNNNNNNNNNNNNNNNNNNNNNNNNNNNNgtgtgtgtgtgtgtgtgtgtgtgtgtgtgtgtgtgtgtgtgtgtgtgaccctaATGTGGCTGTAGACAATTAAGCAGCTGCGATCCAAACTACAGAGACTAGACACTCTGGTCCACCTGATTGGAAGAGACcctgccctctcctctcctcttccttagGAATTGTCCTTAAAGAGGAGTAAGACTCATACTCATACTCGCAACATCTCCAATCCATATATGGATTGAGGCAGAGTAGTCAGTAAAGTAAACTGTAAACTCTGTGAATAATTGAGGGGGAATAGGATGAACTGTGATTGGCTCCAGGAGCATTGCTGTGAACAATCTGTTTATGTGGACTTGTCCAAACAGACTTTGATAGAAAGCATTGCAGCAGGTTGCTTGGAGAGGTTTTGAAGTATGCTTTCAATAATGACGTGATGACCGGTTGGATTGTGCTTGTTCAGTATAACAGAGTGTACTCTGATGATTACCCCACAAATGTGACACTCAGCCTTCCCCACTCTGCAGCAGAACCATGTTTAGTAGAGCTACTTTCATTTGTACAATGTGCGTTGACAATGCTGCATATGGATATAAACAATAGTTTCTGGCCgagtcctgcaataaatatgtatttcttAAAACTACATATAAGCACTGAAGAGTACTTTACCTTCATTACAACTGATTCTGGGATGGAAACTATTTACTGTCTGCGTGCACACAGTTTTGTAGACCCAAAGCAGCACTCAAACTCCTTTGTGCCAGTACAGTAAGTCAGCATTGATTCTGACAAAATGAAATTTTGCCATGCAGCGGCATCGCTCTGTAGGGATAGCAATGTCGGGGTTTAAGGCTATGGTGcggactgaaatatcttaacaactatTATGGATTGACATGACATTTagtacaaacattcatggtgcccaggggatgaatcctaatgcgttttccaatactttggtttactTTGGTTacagaatacctacaaaactaatgacattcaaTTCATCCTCAACTGTAGCTActtttgtgctaattagcaaatgtttgcatgctaacactAGGAACAtcgtaaacattatacctgcctAACATCACTGATGctaatgttaacatttagaatCTTGTTTTCTGATCATAAACCATATTAAACCTAATCTTTAattaatgtttcttttgtctttttttgctgACTGTGTTTTTATGCTGAACATTAAAAAAGCTGCTGTCCATTCAACAGATGTTTAGTGAAATAATTCATAGCATCTTTAGAGAGATACAAGAACCAAGCCccaattatatttaatatttccatttgacTCTGACAACTAGTTCAAATGTAATTGAAATTAAGTTGCTACACGTCTGATTGATTCATAGTATCTAAAAAGTGCAACAAGTGTGGGTTAAACCAGTTAAACCTAACTGTCTTCAGTTATGTCActgtttatattaaaatattgtatgtGATCTCAGTATGCTTTAGAGTGATGAGCTGCCTGTACACAATGTTTACACAACAGTGCCATCCAGTGTTTGATGCGTTCATTAGGACATACCAAACTGAATTGAACTAACAGATTCAGTTGTTTTGCACTTCTTACTGCATTATTTCTGCAGttcatttcataaaaatgtatagTTCACATGTTAGGCACACATTTATGTCCTCTGGCACTGTGGTTCTCCACCCCAGTAAAAGTTGATTTCATTTGTATCAGTCATGATCATCAatcatgaaataaacaaaagattCAGGTTAGCCAAATAGCCTTGCTAGGACcagagcacttttgtttgtttatattaacaCGTGAATCATATTGATGCAACTTTAGGTCTGCTCAACATCCACACACCCCTCCCTTCTTCAGCAGCTACACACACTGAAGAGGGCCCACACCCCAGTTTGAACGGCACTGCTCTAGCAGATGCTCATTGCGGCTGCTGCTTTTCTGATAAACAGCATGAACACAGGAAATTTGTGCGCCTACAGTAAGCAAGCAAGTGGGTGTGTACAATTTCTGTGTGTGGTTGCAAGAGTATATGCATATGCAAGagccagagagaaaaaaaaaaacattggggGTTTGGAGATTAATGAGCATGACAAATATgtaatacaaatattttatttattatttaaaaaatagctCTACGGCAGGGCCAGCCCTCTAAGAGGAAATgcttattaaataaaataaataaactttctaatagcttgtttaaaaaaacataatctgGTATGAAAAGTTTTTGCACCAAAGTGCAAAGAAAAGAATTACATgcaataaaatacttttaaataaacattcagTTTGCACTTTTACAGTAAATCTTAACTGTGCAAAACTATTTCAGCTACTCCTCTACATGCTTGCATGCACCCAGAGCCTACACAATTGCGGCCAAATTTTCctttaagaaataaaatgccCAAAAAGGTAACTTTCTGTCACAGCGTCATTTTTGGGGATACATTGATCCTTTTGTGTATTTGGAGAGCCCTGTTTTTGCTGCAATCCAGTCGTTGTATTTGGTGACCTGCGTGTAAACGCCTGGTTTGTTCTTCTTGGCACAGCCGTCACCCCAGCTCACCACCCCGAACAGAAACATCCGACCTGACACTTCACACACCAGCGGACCACCAGAGTCATTCTGTGAGGAGAGTAcacatcagtcagtcagtgctCACAGAGTGAAGAAAGGCTCCAGTATGTTTAGATTTGAGCACTTCTATGAAAGTACGTGTCTTCATAGACTGCcagaatgataataataattgagTGACAGTCATGTCCTTCAGACAAGGTAAGCCACTCTTAAATTTCTGTTGTGTAATAAAGTaacactcatttgtgatacaTTTCTTTCCTAACAGTAGaaattatttcacaaaaatataatcacaatgaaaaaaaaacatgttaatgtgAAAAGAGATAAATGTAAAGAGATATTCATAAATCAAAAGTGAAAAAGATCAGAAACTCCCCAATACTAAGACTAACAAGTTTTATTAAGGCTTACAGATGagcataaataaacacatctaCTTGCGATCAGAAGACGATATAATCAATATAATCAACACTTAGGATGAGAAAAGAGTGCTTCTCAGATTTCCTGTAATACCGCTGGGTTCTGTTCTTTATGCACTTCTGCTTTTGCGCAGACATTTAAAGCAAGACTAAAGTGATTCACTGGTCGCAAGCAAGAagccttctgttttttttctctttaggCCTTTTAACATCCTCTTTCCCAGTGCTcacatgcacattcacacactgggtTCTTAGCTCACCTTGCAGGCATCAGTGCTCCAGTCAGGGCTCCCAGCGCAGAACATGTTCGGAGTG is part of the Micropterus dolomieu isolate WLL.071019.BEF.003 ecotype Adirondacks linkage group LG15, ASM2129224v1, whole genome shotgun sequence genome and harbors:
- the LOC123984498 gene encoding urokinase-type plasminogen activator-like translates to MKCSIAGFGRERSLAWHNSQYLKQAKVNLISQTDCQKESYYGALITPNMFCAGSPDWSTDACKNDSGGPLVCEVSGRMFLFGVVSWGDGCAKKNKPGVYTQVTKYNDWIAAKTGLSKYTKGSMYPQK